In the Palaeococcus pacificus DY20341 genome, one interval contains:
- the glyA gene encoding serine hydroxymethyltransferase — protein sequence MSYAEQKDKILGFIEEHEKWRSSTINLIASENITSPTVTRAVASGFMHKYAEGWPKQRYYQGCKFVDEVELIGIGLFCELFKSDFSDLRPISGTNANQAVFFGLTQPGDLIISLHTSHGGHISHAGFGSAGMRGLRVETWPFDNEEFNIDVDKAAQLIREKEPKLVVFGGSLYPFPHPVKELAPVAKEVGAYVMYDAAHVLGLIAGGQFQDPLREGAEIITSSTHKTFPGPQGGVVIYKNFGEDVAKLQWAIFPGVLSNHHLHHMAGKAITAAEMLEFGKAYAEQIVKNAKALAEAMAEEGFKVIGEHKGYTESHQVIVDVSDLHEAGGGWAAPLLEEAGIILNKNLLPWDPLEKVNTPSGLRIGVQEMTRVGMKEDEMKDIARFIKKVLIDKEDPKKVEKEVFEFRSNYQKVYYSFDYGLPE from the coding sequence ATGAGCTATGCTGAACAGAAGGATAAGATTTTGGGCTTCATTGAGGAGCACGAGAAGTGGAGAAGTTCAACAATAAACCTGATTGCAAGTGAAAACATAACTTCCCCAACTGTTACAAGGGCTGTTGCTTCTGGATTTATGCACAAGTACGCTGAAGGCTGGCCAAAGCAAAGGTATTATCAAGGATGTAAGTTCGTCGATGAAGTCGAGCTCATTGGTATCGGTTTGTTCTGTGAGCTCTTTAAGAGTGATTTCTCTGATTTGAGGCCAATCTCAGGTACAAACGCTAACCAAGCTGTATTCTTTGGACTAACACAGCCCGGCGACTTAATAATCTCACTCCACACATCTCACGGCGGCCACATAAGCCACGCTGGCTTTGGAAGTGCCGGTATGAGAGGCCTTAGAGTTGAGACATGGCCATTCGATAACGAGGAGTTCAACATTGATGTGGACAAAGCTGCTCAGCTCATTAGGGAGAAGGAGCCAAAGTTAGTTGTCTTTGGAGGTTCACTCTACCCATTCCCGCACCCAGTTAAGGAGCTCGCTCCAGTTGCCAAGGAAGTTGGAGCCTACGTGATGTACGATGCCGCTCACGTTCTTGGCCTCATCGCTGGCGGTCAGTTCCAAGACCCACTTAGAGAAGGAGCCGAAATAATAACCTCATCAACCCACAAGACATTCCCAGGTCCCCAAGGTGGTGTCGTTATCTACAAGAACTTCGGCGAAGATGTAGCTAAGCTTCAATGGGCTATATTCCCAGGTGTCTTGAGCAACCACCACCTCCACCACATGGCTGGAAAGGCCATAACAGCTGCTGAGATGCTTGAGTTTGGTAAAGCCTATGCTGAACAAATAGTTAAGAACGCCAAAGCCTTGGCTGAGGCAATGGCTGAGGAAGGATTCAAAGTCATAGGTGAGCACAAAGGCTACACCGAGAGCCACCAAGTAATTGTTGATGTGAGCGATCTCCACGAGGCTGGCGGCGGATGGGCTGCTCCACTCTTAGAGGAGGCTGGAATAATCCTCAACAAGAACCTCCTCCCATGGGACCCACTTGAAAAGGTCAACACACCAAGTGGTTTGAGAATCGGTGTCCAAGAGATGACAAGAGTTGGAATGAAAGAGGACGAAATGAAGGACATTGCAAGATTCATAAAGAAGGTCCTCATCGACAAGGAAGACCCCAAGAAGGTCGAGAAGGAAGTCTTCGAGTTCAGGAGCAACTACCAAAAGGTCTATTACTCATTCGACTATGGACTTCCAGAATGA
- a CDS encoding transcription factor S — protein MVKFCSKCGSIMVPKVKDGVKILVCRRCGHEEPLEEETAKAYQVKQKIKHAPDEGVIVVEQDVRTLPIAKGIKCPKCDNEEAYWWELQTRAGDEPSTIFYKCTKCGHTWRSYE, from the coding sequence ATGGTCAAATTTTGCTCAAAATGCGGGAGCATAATGGTTCCTAAAGTCAAAGATGGAGTAAAAATATTAGTATGCAGGCGCTGTGGTCATGAGGAGCCATTAGAAGAGGAAACAGCTAAAGCTTATCAAGTCAAGCAGAAGATTAAACACGCCCCTGATGAGGGGGTTATTGTAGTTGAGCAAGATGTTAGAACCCTGCCAATAGCTAAAGGAATTAAGTGCCCCAAATGCGACAATGAAGAAGCTTATTGGTGGGAGCTCCAAACGAGGGCTGGTGATGAGCCTTCGACTATATTCTACAAGTGTACCAAGTGTGGGCACACATGGAGGAGCTATGAGTGA
- a CDS encoding DNA polymerase sliding clamp produces the protein MFEIVFDGAKDFADLIATASNLIDEAAFKVTNEGISMRAMDPSRVVLIDLDLPNTIFSKYDVESTETVGVNIDHFKKILKRAKGKDTLILKKGEENYLEIILQGTATRKFKLPLIDVEELELELPELPFTAKAVILGEVIKEAVKDASLVSDSIKIIAKENELIFKAEGEIQEVETKLTLEDEGLLDLEVEEETKSAYGISYLADMVKGIGKSDEVILRLGTEMPLQMDYPVRDEGRLTFLLAPRVED, from the coding sequence ATGTTCGAGATAGTTTTTGATGGTGCAAAGGATTTTGCCGATTTAATAGCTACAGCAAGCAACTTGATTGATGAGGCAGCTTTTAAAGTGACGAATGAAGGCATTTCAATGCGCGCTATGGATCCGAGCAGGGTTGTTTTAATTGATTTGGACTTGCCCAATACCATATTCTCAAAATATGATGTCGAAAGTACGGAAACTGTGGGAGTGAACATTGACCACTTTAAGAAGATACTCAAGAGAGCTAAGGGGAAAGATACGCTCATATTGAAAAAAGGTGAAGAGAACTACCTCGAGATAATCCTTCAAGGTACAGCCACAAGAAAGTTTAAGCTTCCACTGATTGATGTTGAGGAACTTGAGCTTGAGCTCCCAGAGCTTCCATTCACAGCTAAGGCTGTTATTTTGGGTGAAGTGATAAAGGAAGCCGTTAAGGATGCTTCACTCGTGAGTGACAGCATCAAGATTATTGCGAAGGAGAATGAGCTCATCTTTAAGGCTGAAGGGGAAATCCAAGAAGTTGAAACCAAGCTTACCCTTGAAGATGAGGGGCTTTTAGACCTCGAAGTGGAGGAAGAGACTAAGAGCGCTTATGGAATAAGCTATCTAGCAGATATGGTCAAAGGCATTGGTAAGAGCGATGAAGTCATCTTAAGACTCGGCACGGAGATGCCACTCCAAATGGACTATCCTGTTAGAGACGAAGGGCGCTTAACATTCCTATTGGCCCCAAGAGTTGAGGATTGA
- a CDS encoding DNA replication complex subunit Gins51: MITLDILRLRELLERELASNELEPLDDEFYKEFDSLVKALEFKADSSKERGDEIEERLSLAELKIAKELMGEIIRIRLHKIVDLAVKGVPASLPGDEHKVFNMLVSFINREPVAIHVEEKIVEKKFEEEKIEAKRAVREAYLIEIDIPKVLDADLNEYGPFKKGDLVVLPLQIAAILLERKAAKRIRISP, from the coding sequence GTGATAACGTTGGATATATTACGGCTCAGAGAACTCTTGGAGAGGGAATTGGCAAGTAACGAGCTCGAACCATTAGATGATGAGTTTTATAAAGAATTTGACAGCCTAGTCAAAGCCTTAGAGTTTAAAGCGGATTCTTCGAAAGAGCGAGGAGACGAGATTGAAGAGAGGCTTTCTTTAGCAGAACTCAAAATTGCCAAGGAGCTTATGGGGGAGATAATTAGGATAAGGCTTCATAAGATTGTGGATCTTGCAGTTAAAGGAGTTCCTGCTTCTCTGCCTGGTGATGAGCATAAAGTGTTCAATATGCTGGTTTCATTCATAAATCGTGAGCCAGTGGCTATTCACGTGGAGGAAAAGATCGTTGAGAAAAAGTTTGAAGAGGAGAAGATTGAGGCTAAGCGTGCTGTAAGAGAAGCTTACCTCATTGAGATAGACATTCCAAAGGTGCTCGATGCGGATTTAAATGAATACGGGCCGTTTAAAAAAGGTGATTTGGTAGTTCTTCCTTTACAAATAGCAGCTATCCTCCTCGAACGAAAAGCAGCTAAGAGGATTAGGATTTCTCCATAG
- a CDS encoding 4Fe-4S dicluster domain-containing protein, with protein MTSLKIKLVRKFVSFVLPDVRKLVPLETPVIEPSSSSFDGRTVPEIVAVYGRPGIRILEMLIVIPYLIKTAYYARKSIKSICKNPKNPKRVADEEFFRELEAYAKELGVSAIGYTEVPVEYIFKNRALLFKNAIVLLMDMRKERIEKAPSLVGGMEVWRTYAELSRVVYKLSEFMRKRGYAAQPDPPIGGSTNFPLLAQKAGLGYIGKHSLLISERNGPSQRIAAIYTSIENLPHTDDRVDLYSWIPEFCEVCNRCVSACPANAIYLKPKILEDGRKQYIDYTKCAVVFSKTLGCGICIKECTFFKGEFFRIKKAYERISSRKTQQSSK; from the coding sequence ATGACCAGTCTAAAAATCAAGCTCGTCAGAAAATTCGTCTCTTTTGTCCTCCCTGACGTTAGAAAGCTTGTACCTCTTGAAACACCGGTGATTGAGCCTTCCTCTTCTTCCTTCGATGGCAGAACTGTCCCGGAAATTGTTGCTGTCTATGGCCGTCCCGGAATTCGCATCCTAGAGATGCTCATTGTCATCCCATATCTTATCAAAACTGCATATTACGCACGCAAAAGCATCAAAAGCATCTGCAAAAACCCTAAAAATCCGAAGAGAGTAGCCGATGAGGAGTTTTTTCGCGAGCTTGAGGCGTATGCGAAAGAGCTCGGCGTCTCGGCCATCGGCTATACTGAAGTTCCGGTAGAGTACATCTTCAAAAACAGGGCCCTTCTCTTCAAGAACGCTATTGTCCTTCTAATGGACATGAGAAAGGAGCGTATAGAGAAGGCTCCGAGTTTGGTTGGTGGTATGGAAGTGTGGAGAACATACGCCGAGCTCAGCAGAGTGGTCTACAAACTCTCCGAGTTCATGAGGAAACGGGGCTATGCCGCTCAACCCGACCCTCCGATAGGCGGGAGCACCAACTTTCCCCTCCTCGCACAGAAGGCGGGCCTCGGCTACATAGGGAAGCACTCCCTCCTTATATCGGAACGGAATGGTCCATCCCAGAGGATAGCGGCAATATACACGAGTATAGAGAATCTTCCCCATACCGATGATAGGGTGGATCTTTACTCGTGGATTCCTGAGTTCTGCGAGGTCTGCAACCGCTGCGTCTCGGCCTGCCCAGCAAACGCTATTTACCTAAAACCAAAAATTCTCGAGGATGGCCGCAAACAGTACATAGATTATACGAAATGTGCGGTAGTGTTTTCCAAAACTCTTGGATGTGGTATCTGCATTAAAGAGTGTACTTTTTTCAAGGGGGAGTTTTTCAGGATAAAAAAAGCCTATGAGCGAATATCAAGCAGAAAAACTCAGCAGTCCTCTAAGTAG
- a CDS encoding PadR family transcriptional regulator, producing MSSKASVMRNMFTVPMRNMILLIIALKGKAHGYEIIKEIENITSGVWKPSYGNLYPMLNKMVEEGFIEPHEEYRGKRRLVKYSLTDKGWTCLKEANEIALRGLYMAVQYLIMLREKLDTMGYGREIETEILEEYLKLLENIRETLNTQIEALEKKLEERRKELKSNP from the coding sequence ATGTCATCCAAAGCGAGCGTCATGAGGAACATGTTTACGGTGCCCATGAGGAACATGATACTCCTGATAATTGCCCTTAAGGGGAAAGCTCATGGCTATGAGATAATCAAGGAGATAGAGAACATTACCTCCGGCGTGTGGAAGCCGAGTTATGGCAATCTCTACCCTATGCTAAACAAAATGGTTGAGGAGGGTTTTATAGAACCTCATGAAGAGTATCGGGGGAAGAGAAGGCTGGTAAAATACTCTCTAACTGATAAAGGCTGGACATGTCTAAAAGAAGCGAACGAAATTGCACTCAGGGGCCTTTATATGGCTGTTCAGTACCTTATAATGCTGAGAGAAAAGTTAGATACGATGGGTTACGGACGTGAAATAGAAACTGAAATCCTAGAGGAATATCTCAAACTCCTTGAGAACATCCGCGAGACTCTAAATACACAGATAGAGGCTCTGGAGAAAAAGCTAGAGGAGAGAAGAAAAGAGCTTAAAAGTAATCCCTGA
- a CDS encoding 2-oxoacid:acceptor oxidoreductase subunit alpha: MVEFEDDISIILGGAAGQGIQTVEEILTRVLKLSGYNIYANKEYMSRVRGGINTTEIRVSSDRARTFVRKIDILIPFKRGVLPWVEGRISRNTVVLGERENVEEEFLGKVNFIEVPFTKMAREVGNTLYLNTIAAGIVVGLFYGEVEILKDYLTKRFASKGQNVVEKNVEAALKGYEFGKNLCEEGIIGISVAKKEEVKDEILLSGAEAVALGALAGGMNFLSFYPMSPSTGVAVFLAQHAEDFDIIVEQVEDEISAINMALGAWFAGARGMVTTSGGGFALMTEAISLAGMAENPVVIHLAQRPGPATGLPTRTMQSDLNLALYAGHGEFPRIIFAPGTIEDAFYLTQMAFNLADKYQVPVIILTDEYLMDSYYNLPDVDLEKIRVEKHIIKTPKDYKRYELTENGVSPRGIPGYGKGIVLANGNEHDEYGDITEDEELNALMQEKRNKKLEAIKREAIPPELIGSEDYKYLVIGWGSTYYAIKEALERLERDDVAFLHFKQVYPLSEKSKEYFERAEVLIDVELNVTAQFAQLLKKEFGISVDYTVLKYNGRPFSVEELVEKLSAILEGRE, encoded by the coding sequence ATGGTTGAGTTTGAAGACGACATTTCTATTATTTTAGGTGGTGCTGCTGGTCAGGGTATTCAGACTGTTGAAGAAATTCTAACCCGTGTTCTAAAGCTTTCGGGCTACAACATCTATGCAAACAAAGAATATATGTCGCGCGTTAGGGGAGGGATAAACACAACGGAGATTAGGGTCTCTTCTGATAGGGCTAGGACTTTTGTGAGAAAAATTGACATTCTCATTCCATTCAAGCGTGGCGTTCTCCCATGGGTTGAAGGAAGAATCTCAAGGAACACTGTAGTTCTTGGCGAAAGGGAGAATGTTGAGGAGGAATTTTTAGGAAAGGTGAACTTTATTGAAGTGCCCTTTACTAAAATGGCCAGGGAAGTTGGGAACACTCTGTACCTTAACACAATAGCCGCCGGCATAGTCGTTGGGCTTTTTTATGGGGAAGTGGAGATTCTCAAGGATTACTTGACCAAAAGGTTTGCATCAAAAGGGCAGAATGTGGTGGAGAAGAATGTAGAAGCCGCACTCAAGGGCTACGAGTTCGGAAAGAATCTGTGTGAAGAGGGTATAATTGGTATTAGTGTCGCAAAAAAGGAAGAGGTTAAAGACGAGATCCTCCTCAGTGGAGCGGAAGCTGTTGCTTTAGGAGCTTTAGCTGGGGGTATGAACTTCCTCAGCTTTTATCCAATGTCGCCTTCAACTGGGGTGGCGGTTTTCTTGGCCCAGCATGCTGAGGACTTTGATATAATAGTTGAGCAGGTGGAAGATGAGATTTCCGCTATAAACATGGCTTTGGGAGCATGGTTTGCTGGAGCTAGAGGAATGGTAACTACCTCTGGCGGTGGCTTCGCTTTAATGACAGAGGCAATAAGCTTGGCCGGAATGGCCGAGAATCCGGTGGTTATTCACCTCGCCCAAAGGCCTGGCCCTGCAACGGGCTTGCCTACGAGGACAATGCAGAGCGACTTAAATCTCGCTCTATATGCGGGCCACGGAGAGTTCCCAAGAATTATATTTGCACCTGGAACGATAGAGGATGCCTTTTACTTAACGCAGATGGCGTTTAACTTGGCCGACAAATACCAAGTTCCTGTGATTATTTTAACGGATGAGTACTTAATGGACAGCTACTACAACCTGCCGGATGTTGATTTGGAGAAAATAAGGGTGGAAAAGCACATAATCAAAACTCCCAAAGATTACAAGCGCTACGAATTAACAGAAAATGGAGTTTCTCCGAGGGGAATTCCCGGATATGGGAAGGGGATAGTTCTTGCAAACGGCAATGAGCATGATGAGTATGGGGATATAACGGAGGATGAGGAATTAAATGCATTAATGCAGGAGAAGAGGAACAAAAAGCTCGAAGCTATAAAAAGAGAAGCAATTCCACCTGAGCTTATTGGAAGCGAGGACTATAAGTACTTGGTAATTGGGTGGGGTTCAACTTATTATGCCATTAAAGAAGCGCTGGAGAGGCTTGAAAGAGACGACGTGGCGTTTCTCCACTTCAAGCAGGTTTATCCATTGAGCGAAAAATCAAAGGAGTATTTTGAACGAGCTGAAGTTCTCATTGATGTCGAGCTAAACGTCACTGCTCAGTTTGCTCAACTTTTAAAGAAGGAGTTTGGTATCAGCGTTGATTATACGGTTCTCAAATACAACGGAAGGCCTTTCTCCGTTGAGGAATTGGTTGAAAAGCTTAGTGCTATTTTGGAGGGGAGAGAATGA
- a CDS encoding thiamine pyrophosphate-dependent enzyme: MKVRFFEPQRPGSQDVAWCPGCGNFGIRNILMRVFEELSLTPQEVVIISGIGQAAKMPHYINVNGYHTLHGRSIPIATAVKAANPNLTVIAEGGDGDMYAEGGNHLLHAIRRNPNITVLIHNNQIYGLTKGQASPTTMLGMKTPTQPWGVFEEPLNSIAMAIALDASFVARTFMGYFKESVEIIKKAIQHKGLAIVDVFHPCVSFNKVNTYQWYRKHTYWLENHDPYNREEALKRALERDPYPLGIFYIHEKPTFEEQVPAYKKDKTPLWQREPKFDVIKAFLDAKRRL, encoded by the coding sequence ATGAAAGTTAGGTTTTTTGAGCCCCAAAGGCCGGGCTCTCAAGATGTTGCCTGGTGTCCGGGATGTGGTAACTTCGGCATTAGGAACATCCTTATGCGCGTCTTTGAGGAGCTTAGCTTAACTCCACAGGAAGTTGTGATTATAAGTGGTATCGGCCAGGCTGCAAAAATGCCCCACTATATAAACGTTAACGGCTATCATACGCTCCACGGAAGGTCTATACCCATAGCAACTGCTGTCAAAGCAGCGAACCCGAACCTAACAGTCATTGCTGAGGGTGGAGATGGTGACATGTATGCTGAAGGTGGAAATCATCTCCTACACGCTATAAGAAGGAATCCAAACATAACCGTCCTCATCCACAACAATCAAATCTACGGGCTGACCAAAGGACAAGCTTCACCGACCACAATGCTTGGAATGAAGACTCCAACTCAGCCTTGGGGAGTTTTTGAAGAACCCTTAAACTCAATAGCGATGGCAATAGCTTTGGATGCTTCATTCGTAGCGAGGACGTTCATGGGATACTTTAAGGAATCTGTGGAGATTATAAAGAAGGCCATACAGCACAAAGGACTTGCGATCGTGGATGTCTTTCACCCCTGCGTCTCATTCAACAAAGTGAACACTTACCAATGGTATAGGAAGCATACCTACTGGCTGGAAAACCACGACCCCTACAACAGAGAAGAGGCTCTTAAGCGAGCGTTGGAGAGAGATCCCTATCCTTTGGGCATCTTCTATATCCACGAGAAACCCACATTTGAGGAGCAGGTTCCTGCTTATAAGAAGGATAAAACACCACTGTGGCAGAGAGAACCAAAATTCGATGTTATAAAGGCATTTTTGGACGCCAAACGGAGACTTTGA
- a CDS encoding FprA family A-type flavoprotein translates to MGKVWIEEISDGLYVLRVDDDQTKYFEAMWDIPEGITYNAYLMKTGDAVVLFDAWKKTYEKEFIEALSSIVDPKEITHIVVHHMEPDHSGALPKVLELNGYKAQILGTTFVEKLIEAFYGIKVNFRPVKDGEEIKIGEKTFRFIHVPWLHWPDTMITYVIEDGIFFGGDVCGGYSIPPALFDDDEEVVQNYLPHVRKYIINVIGHYKKYIHQNIEKIKSFNLDLKLIAPAHGLIWRKNPAKIIEFYEQVGRGIPTKGKVLVVYSSMYGFVEKAVSVAVDEVKKLGYNPVVYKFTDTERANISDILGDVPDSEAIIIGTATYEADIFPMMRFTLDEILDKANYEKPVLVLTTFGWGGIAGKKIESLFSKTKFNVIETMEIKGLLQKGLEKKVREGVGKLLGIK, encoded by the coding sequence ATGGGAAAGGTTTGGATAGAGGAAATAAGTGATGGGCTTTACGTCCTGAGGGTTGATGATGACCAAACTAAATACTTCGAGGCTATGTGGGATATCCCTGAGGGAATTACTTACAATGCCTATCTCATGAAAACTGGAGATGCCGTTGTTTTGTTTGATGCTTGGAAGAAAACCTATGAAAAGGAGTTTATTGAAGCTTTGTCAAGCATAGTTGATCCCAAAGAAATAACTCACATAGTGGTTCACCACATGGAGCCAGACCACAGCGGAGCACTGCCAAAAGTCCTCGAGCTCAATGGATACAAAGCTCAGATTTTGGGGACAACCTTTGTAGAAAAACTAATTGAAGCGTTCTATGGGATTAAGGTGAACTTTAGGCCTGTAAAGGATGGAGAAGAAATTAAAATTGGAGAGAAAACATTCAGGTTCATCCACGTCCCGTGGCTTCACTGGCCTGACACAATGATAACTTATGTCATTGAAGACGGCATATTCTTTGGGGGAGATGTGTGTGGAGGCTATTCAATTCCACCTGCGCTTTTTGATGACGATGAAGAAGTTGTTCAAAACTACCTTCCTCACGTTAGGAAATACATCATAAACGTGATAGGCCACTACAAGAAGTACATTCACCAGAACATAGAGAAAATTAAAAGCTTTAATTTGGATTTAAAACTCATAGCTCCGGCCCACGGATTGATATGGAGAAAGAATCCAGCGAAAATCATTGAATTCTATGAACAAGTTGGGAGGGGAATTCCGACAAAAGGCAAAGTTTTGGTTGTGTACTCTTCGATGTATGGCTTCGTTGAAAAAGCGGTGAGCGTTGCAGTTGATGAGGTTAAAAAGCTCGGTTACAATCCGGTAGTTTACAAGTTTACGGATACAGAAAGGGCAAACATAAGCGACATACTTGGAGATGTCCCAGACAGCGAGGCAATAATCATAGGCACGGCAACTTATGAAGCGGATATCTTTCCAATGATGCGCTTTACTCTCGATGAAATCCTTGATAAGGCCAATTACGAAAAGCCTGTCTTGGTTTTGACCACCTTTGGATGGGGCGGCATTGCAGGTAAAAAAATTGAATCTTTGTTCTCAAAGACCAAGTTTAATGTCATAGAGACCATGGAAATAAAGGGCCTCTTGCAGAAAGGTCTAGAAAAGAAGGTTAGAGAAGGAGTTGGAAAACTTTTGGGCATAAAATGA
- a CDS encoding ferritin family protein: MDQSEIVEKLKSLSSREVLGYAIASEEDAKRFYLELAKGKGELISNFFEMLAMSEEAHKNILLKLHEKLFGNVDYETPQDIPFSESMIKIETLGNLVEALKTAMANERNAYRVYKMLAEKQPDYREIFEYLAMQEKAHMEALKVHKDYMETKIESQPELHMAPIEARISLDIEKYHKPEVRY; the protein is encoded by the coding sequence ATGGACCAAAGTGAAATTGTTGAAAAATTAAAAAGTTTAAGCTCGAGGGAAGTTTTAGGCTATGCAATTGCTTCTGAAGAAGATGCTAAGCGCTTTTACCTCGAGCTTGCAAAAGGTAAGGGAGAGCTTATCTCGAACTTCTTTGAAATGCTTGCAATGAGTGAAGAAGCCCATAAAAATATTCTTTTGAAACTTCATGAGAAGCTTTTTGGGAATGTAGACTACGAGACTCCCCAAGACATTCCCTTCTCTGAAAGTATGATAAAAATAGAAACTCTGGGAAATCTTGTTGAAGCGTTAAAGACGGCTATGGCAAATGAGAGAAACGCTTACAGGGTTTATAAGATGCTGGCAGAAAAACAGCCAGATTACCGCGAAATTTTTGAGTATCTAGCCATGCAGGAAAAGGCCCACATGGAGGCACTGAAAGTCCATAAGGACTACATGGAAACAAAGATTGAAAGCCAACCGGAACTTCATATGGCTCCTATTGAAGCCCGGATCTCCCTTGATATAGAAAAGTACCACAAGCCAGAGGTTAGGTATTAA
- a CDS encoding NAD(P)/FAD-dependent oxidoreductase yields MKILVIGNGPAGFTLAKELSKDFDVTIIEKENSLYYNKPMLSHYIAGFVGEMALFRYSHEWYDKYGIELNLGVEAERIDETRKKLVTTNGEFEYDALVLATGARAREPEVEGKEHLMTLRTFEDAKRIKESLESEDEPVIIGGGFIGLELASNLAKAGFKPRVVHRRATFLGLDEELSGILKEKLENAGVSFLLNANLMKADEKGILTDKGYIKSKTKICAIGIVPNKEIAEKSGIKTNRGVLIDERFQTSAGDVYAIGDCAEYEGIICGTAKTSMEHARTLANILRGKEALYDFNFRSIVFKFGDLPITIIGRVKNESRWVDENIKVFLENNMVVGAVVLEDLKEAMRLEKLIKNGLSLKEFG; encoded by the coding sequence GTGAAAATTTTGGTTATTGGAAATGGTCCTGCTGGATTTACTTTGGCTAAGGAGCTCTCAAAGGACTTTGATGTGACGATAATTGAAAAAGAAAATTCTCTTTACTATAACAAACCTATGCTGAGCCACTATATAGCAGGATTTGTTGGAGAAATGGCTCTCTTCCGGTATTCTCATGAATGGTATGACAAATACGGCATAGAATTGAACCTTGGAGTTGAGGCAGAGAGAATTGATGAAACAAGGAAAAAGCTTGTGACCACTAACGGGGAATTTGAATATGATGCTTTGGTCTTGGCTACCGGGGCAAGAGCTAGGGAGCCAGAAGTAGAGGGAAAGGAGCACCTAATGACACTCAGAACTTTTGAAGACGCAAAAAGGATTAAGGAAAGTTTGGAAAGCGAAGATGAACCTGTTATTATCGGTGGTGGGTTTATAGGGCTGGAATTGGCATCCAATTTAGCGAAGGCTGGATTTAAACCAAGAGTAGTTCATAGAAGGGCAACGTTTCTTGGCCTCGATGAGGAGCTCAGCGGAATATTAAAGGAAAAGCTTGAGAATGCTGGGGTTTCTTTCCTTTTAAATGCGAATTTAATGAAAGCAGATGAGAAGGGGATTTTAACGGATAAAGGATATATTAAGAGCAAGACAAAGATATGTGCTATCGGCATAGTACCAAATAAGGAGATAGCAGAAAAGAGCGGAATAAAAACTAATAGAGGCGTTTTGATAGATGAGCGATTCCAAACTTCTGCAGGGGATGTCTATGCAATTGGGGACTGCGCTGAGTATGAAGGTATAATCTGCGGGACAGCCAAAACTTCAATGGAGCACGCTAGGACTTTAGCAAATATTTTAAGGGGAAAAGAGGCTCTCTACGACTTTAACTTTCGCTCAATAGTCTTTAAGTTTGGCGACTTGCCTATAACTATAATCGGGAGAGTAAAAAATGAAAGCAGGTGGGTGGACGAAAATATAAAGGTATTTCTAGAAAACAATATGGTAGTTGGTGCAGTTGTTTTGGAGGATCTTAAAGAGGCAATGAGGCTCGAAAAACTTATAAAAAATGGTCTTTCTTTGAAAGAGTTTGGTTGA
- the rd gene encoding rubredoxin, with protein sequence MAKWKCIVCGYIYDEEAGDPDNGVNPGTKFEDIPDDWVCPLCGAPKDMFEKMEE encoded by the coding sequence ATGGCAAAGTGGAAATGTATAGTTTGTGGCTATATCTACGATGAGGAAGCTGGAGATCCGGATAACGGGGTAAACCCTGGAACAAAGTTTGAGGACATCCCGGACGATTGGGTTTGCCCGCTCTGCGGTGCACCAAAAGATATGTTTGAAAAGATGGAGGAATAA
- a CDS encoding class II SORL domain-containing protein, whose amino-acid sequence MKFGEIIYTPEVEEGPAAAKKESHAPKIEIEKKEDYYKIKVSVGPHPNTPEHSIRWIEVYFYEEGRAFNPIILSRVHFEPGYVEPEIKLKIKLQKSGIIYAVAYCNLHGLWENRKEIKVE is encoded by the coding sequence ATGAAGTTTGGGGAGATAATTTACACCCCTGAGGTTGAGGAAGGCCCAGCGGCTGCCAAGAAAGAGAGCCACGCACCGAAAATTGAGATCGAGAAGAAGGAGGACTACTATAAGATTAAAGTGAGTGTTGGACCTCACCCGAACACGCCGGAACACTCAATTAGGTGGATTGAGGTCTACTTTTACGAGGAAGGAAGGGCATTCAACCCAATAATCCTCTCAAGAGTCCACTTCGAGCCCGGCTATGTTGAGCCAGAAATAAAGCTCAAGATTAAGCTCCAAAAGAGTGGAATAATCTATGCAGTTGCTTATTGTAATTTACACGGGCTTTGGGAAAACAGAAAGGAAATTAAGGTTGAGTGA